A region from the Sphaerodactylus townsendi isolate TG3544 linkage group LG01, MPM_Stown_v2.3, whole genome shotgun sequence genome encodes:
- the MEMO1 gene encoding protein MEMO1 isoform X2, with protein MSNRVLCREASHAGSWYTASGPQLSAQLEGWLSQVQSTKRPARAIIAPHAGYTYCGSCAAHAYKQVDPSVTRRIFILGPSHHVPLSRCALSSVDIYRTPLYDLRIDQKVYADLWKTGMFERMSLQTDEDEHSIEMHLPYTAKAMESHKDEFTIVPILVGALSETKEQEFGKLFSKYLADPCNLFVVSSDFCHWGQRFRYSYYDESQGEIYRSIEHLDKMGMSIIEQLDPVSFSNYLKKYHNTICGRHPIGVLLNAITELQKNGMNMSFSFLNYAQSSQCRNWQDSSVSYAAGALMVH; from the exons ATGTCCAACCGAGTGCTCTGCCGGGAGGCCAGCCACGCCGGCAGCTGGTACACGGCCTCAG GACCTCAGCTGAGTGCACAACTAGAAGGTTGGCTTTCTCAAGTACAATCTACAAAAAGACCTGCTAGAGCCATTATTGCACC ACATGCAGGTTACACTTACTGTGGGTCTTGTGCAGCTCACGCTTATAAACAAGTGGATCCTTCAGTCAC ACGGAGAATCTTCATTCTTGGGCCTTCCCATCATGTACCCCTTTCCCGTTGTGCACTTTCCAGTGTGGATATATATAGAACCCCTCTATATGATCTGCGAATTGATCAAAAGG TTTATGCAGATCTATGGAAGACTGGAATGTTTGAACGCATGTCTCTGCAAACAGATGAAGATGAACACAGTATTGAAATGCATTTGCCTTATACTGCTAAAGCCATGGAAAG ccaTAAGGATGAGTTTACCATCGTTCCTATATTGGTTGGAGCACTGAGTGAGACGAAAGAGCAGGAATTTGGAAAACTCTTCAGCAAATATTTAGCAGATCCTTGTAATCTCTTTGTGGTTTCCTCAGACTTCTGCCATTGGG GTCAACGGTTCAGATACAGTTACTATGATGAGTCTCAAGGAGAGATTTATAGGTCCATTGAACACCTAGATAAAATG GGCATGAGCATTATAGAACAGCTTGATCCTGTGTCCTTTAGTAATTACTTGAAAAAATACCATAATACAATATGTGGAAGACATCCCATTGGCGTTTTACTAAAT GCCATCACAGAGCTCCAGAAGAATGGGATGAACATGAGCTTCTCGTTTTTGAATTATGCCCAGTCAAGCCAATGCCGAAACTGGCAAGACAGCTCAGTGAGCTACGCAGCAGGAGCACTAATGGTCCACTGA
- the MEMO1 gene encoding protein MEMO1 isoform X3 has protein sequence MSPGSPPRGGLKPRLWGPQLSAQLEGWLSQVQSTKRPARAIIAPHAGYTYCGSCAAHAYKQVDPSVTRRIFILGPSHHVPLSRCALSSVDIYRTPLYDLRIDQKVYADLWKTGMFERMSLQTDEDEHSIEMHLPYTAKAMESHKDEFTIVPILVGALSETKEQEFGKLFSKYLADPCNLFVVSSDFCHWGQRFRYSYYDESQGEIYRSIEHLDKMGMSIIEQLDPVSFSNYLKKYHNTICGRHPIGVLLNAITELQKNGMNMSFSFLNYAQSSQCRNWQDSSVSYAAGALMVH, from the exons ATGTCTCCTGGGTCGCCGCCTCGAGGTGGTCTCAAGCCCCGCCTTTGGG GACCTCAGCTGAGTGCACAACTAGAAGGTTGGCTTTCTCAAGTACAATCTACAAAAAGACCTGCTAGAGCCATTATTGCACC ACATGCAGGTTACACTTACTGTGGGTCTTGTGCAGCTCACGCTTATAAACAAGTGGATCCTTCAGTCAC ACGGAGAATCTTCATTCTTGGGCCTTCCCATCATGTACCCCTTTCCCGTTGTGCACTTTCCAGTGTGGATATATATAGAACCCCTCTATATGATCTGCGAATTGATCAAAAGG TTTATGCAGATCTATGGAAGACTGGAATGTTTGAACGCATGTCTCTGCAAACAGATGAAGATGAACACAGTATTGAAATGCATTTGCCTTATACTGCTAAAGCCATGGAAAG ccaTAAGGATGAGTTTACCATCGTTCCTATATTGGTTGGAGCACTGAGTGAGACGAAAGAGCAGGAATTTGGAAAACTCTTCAGCAAATATTTAGCAGATCCTTGTAATCTCTTTGTGGTTTCCTCAGACTTCTGCCATTGGG GTCAACGGTTCAGATACAGTTACTATGATGAGTCTCAAGGAGAGATTTATAGGTCCATTGAACACCTAGATAAAATG GGCATGAGCATTATAGAACAGCTTGATCCTGTGTCCTTTAGTAATTACTTGAAAAAATACCATAATACAATATGTGGAAGACATCCCATTGGCGTTTTACTAAAT GCCATCACAGAGCTCCAGAAGAATGGGATGAACATGAGCTTCTCGTTTTTGAATTATGCCCAGTCAAGCCAATGCCGAAACTGGCAAGACAGCTCAGTGAGCTACGCAGCAGGAGCACTAATGGTCCACTGA
- the MEMO1 gene encoding protein MEMO1 isoform X1: MSPGSPPRGGLKPRLWGEASVTKAPEENSSGPQLSAQLEGWLSQVQSTKRPARAIIAPHAGYTYCGSCAAHAYKQVDPSVTRRIFILGPSHHVPLSRCALSSVDIYRTPLYDLRIDQKVYADLWKTGMFERMSLQTDEDEHSIEMHLPYTAKAMESHKDEFTIVPILVGALSETKEQEFGKLFSKYLADPCNLFVVSSDFCHWGQRFRYSYYDESQGEIYRSIEHLDKMGMSIIEQLDPVSFSNYLKKYHNTICGRHPIGVLLNAITELQKNGMNMSFSFLNYAQSSQCRNWQDSSVSYAAGALMVH, translated from the exons ATGTCTCCTGGGTCGCCGCCTCGAGGTGGTCTCAAGCCCCGCCTTTGGGGTGAGGCGTCCGTGACAAAAGCTCCCGAGGAGAATTCCTCCG GACCTCAGCTGAGTGCACAACTAGAAGGTTGGCTTTCTCAAGTACAATCTACAAAAAGACCTGCTAGAGCCATTATTGCACC ACATGCAGGTTACACTTACTGTGGGTCTTGTGCAGCTCACGCTTATAAACAAGTGGATCCTTCAGTCAC ACGGAGAATCTTCATTCTTGGGCCTTCCCATCATGTACCCCTTTCCCGTTGTGCACTTTCCAGTGTGGATATATATAGAACCCCTCTATATGATCTGCGAATTGATCAAAAGG TTTATGCAGATCTATGGAAGACTGGAATGTTTGAACGCATGTCTCTGCAAACAGATGAAGATGAACACAGTATTGAAATGCATTTGCCTTATACTGCTAAAGCCATGGAAAG ccaTAAGGATGAGTTTACCATCGTTCCTATATTGGTTGGAGCACTGAGTGAGACGAAAGAGCAGGAATTTGGAAAACTCTTCAGCAAATATTTAGCAGATCCTTGTAATCTCTTTGTGGTTTCCTCAGACTTCTGCCATTGGG GTCAACGGTTCAGATACAGTTACTATGATGAGTCTCAAGGAGAGATTTATAGGTCCATTGAACACCTAGATAAAATG GGCATGAGCATTATAGAACAGCTTGATCCTGTGTCCTTTAGTAATTACTTGAAAAAATACCATAATACAATATGTGGAAGACATCCCATTGGCGTTTTACTAAAT GCCATCACAGAGCTCCAGAAGAATGGGATGAACATGAGCTTCTCGTTTTTGAATTATGCCCAGTCAAGCCAATGCCGAAACTGGCAAGACAGCTCAGTGAGCTACGCAGCAGGAGCACTAATGGTCCACTGA